A window of Sebastes umbrosus isolate fSebUmb1 chromosome 6, fSebUmb1.pri, whole genome shotgun sequence genomic DNA:
TGATATGAAGCCCTATTATTAGTCATGATTCATGTTGACTCTGTTTGTTGCTCTCAGATGTCGACGCTACGTAGTGGTCGTAAGAAGCAGACAGCCAGTCCCGATGGCAGAGCCTCGCCTACCAACGAGGATCTGCGCTCCAGCGGTCGTACGTCTCCCAGCGCGGCGAGTACCGACAGCACTGACAGCAAGACAGACTCCATGAAGAAGCCCAGCAAGGTAAACACAGCGTAGACATGCTTGGATCTTTGTTTTGCTCTGCACGTATTTCTGTGAAATGTATGTACCCTAATGGCTCTGCTGCTTTTGGCTCCACAGAAGATTAAAGAAGAGGCTCCTTCACCGATGAAGAGCGCCAAACGGCAGCGAGAGAAGGGAGCCTCGGACACGGAGGAGCCCGAGAGGTCCGGCGCCAAAAAGTCCAAGACACAAGTGAGTCCTCGGTCTTTGTTTTGCTGTTCGGATGGAATGCATAAAGTCGGTGTTCTGAAACtcattcttctctctctgctgtccctCAGGAGCTGAGTCGACCCGACTCGCCCTCAGAGTGTGAGGGAGAAGGGGAGGGCGAGGGCGAGAGCTCTGATGGACGCAGCATCAACGAGGAGCTCAGTAGCGATCCTAAAGACATTGACCAGGACAATAGGAGCTCCTCCCCGAGCATCCCCAGCCCGCGCGACAACGAGAGCGACTCGGACTCATctgcccagcagcagcagctcctgcagaGCCAGCACCCTCCGGTCATCCAGTGTCAGCCGGGCACCTCAGCCGCCTCCTCGGCACCGCCTCCGCCTCCGACCTTGGCCCCGTCGCTGCCCCCGCAGGTCTCCCCCACGGCGGCCTCCGTCTCTCTACCTCCCCAGCCTCTGCCCCAGGCAAGCCCGATGTCTCTCATCCAGTCGGGAGCGTCCCTCCACCCTCAAAGGCTTCCCTCTCCGCATTCACCTTTGACTCAGGCTCCGCCTCCCGGCCCCCTTATCCCACCTCAGTCGTTACCCAGCTCGCATCACGGGCCCATGCCTCCCATGCCTCATCCGCTGCAGCCCGGCCCCTCACACATGCCTCACCCTCTCTCCATGCCCCCCCAGGGCTTCCCTGTGGGTCAGTCTCAGGTCCCGCCCCTGCCAATCTCTGGCCAACCACAGCCGAGGCCGCACACGCCTCCTTCCCAGTCCCAGTCCACAGCTCAGAGTGGAGGCCAGCCTCCGAGAGAGCAGTCCCTGCCCCCCGCCCCGATGTCCATGCCTCACATCAAGCCCCCGCCGACCACGCCCATCCCTCAGATAACCAACCCGCAGTCCCACAAACACCCGCCCCACGCGTCAGCGCCGCCGTTCCCTCAGATGCCTTCAAACCTGCCACCACCTCCTGCCCTCAAGCCCCTCAGCTCTCTATCCAGCCACCATCCTCCGTCAGCGCACCCACCTCCCTTACAGCTCATGCCTCAGGGGCAGCAGCTTCAGCCTCCACCAGCCCAGCCTCCAGTTCTCACCCAGTCCCAGAGCCTCCCACCGTCAGCCAGCCACcaacctcctccagctcctcctctgcCGCCCTCCGCGGCGGCGTCGCACCCCAACGGGCCGCCGCAGCCGCCGTTCTCGTCTCATCCTTTCAACACAGTTCTACCTCCAACCGGCCCTCCCCCATCCTCGTCAAACTCTATGCCTGGCATACAGCCGCCATCTTCCTCCGGTCcaccctcctccatctccatgCCACTGCCTGCCTCCGTCGCTTGTGCCGGCCCGGGTCCGGTACTCCCACCTGTACACATCAAAGAGGAGCCTCTGGACGAAACGGAGGAGCCGGAGAGCCCTCCTCCCCCACAGAGAAGCCCCTCCCCAGAGCCGACCGTCGTCAACACACCCAGCCACGCCAGCCAGTCGGCACGGTACGTCCACAAACATGCACCTGCACACGCTGTTATTTATCTGCAGTCTGTTGAGCTGCTTACTGTTGTCTGGGGATGCTGATTAGCTCTCAAACACATCCAACAACAAAGAGGCTCTGCCTTCACATTTTAAGACTTTGATGAAAGCAACAAATCGAATGTCCTCAGCAAAAACAGGCATCCAAGGCCACAATTAGCCCTGAACTCCGAGGGGCTGATGGCGAGGAATTATCGGGGATGGAGAGCAGGGAGATTAATTACAGTGAGATGCGAGTGAACCGAGGCCTCTGAATATGAGTATCTGTAGTTGCCTTGTGCTTAAGTGGCTCTCAGGCTGCCAATGAATAGCAATGAGGGTTTTAATACATACTTAACATCGCAGCAGAAGTGAATGCCAAGGGAGTTTGTTTCCGTTTGAATAATGGACCAGCGTAAGCTAATACAAGCTGTCTTTTCATCTAATGGGGCATCATCCTGCCTTTCAACATGCAAAATTACACATGAATATCTCTCTGgccagttttgtttttgtttgtaacatcagtaacactacaggtgataattagcaagtcaCATATTTACCTCAAACTTTATTGAAAAgtaactttattataaacacagttctgatgtctgaTGACTCTGGAGGaacgtttttgtgtcaaaatattgatttcttcagtaagtagccgtgtattaagcgggataatgttcagctagcgggtcattgttgtgaaagattCCCCGACAGGGTGagcagctcgctgtacattataccAAACATTTTTCAATTATGACTACACGTCATGATAACATTTCACTCAtcacacaaatgtaaatgtaacataatcttaaaggaatagttgaaCATTGTGGgaaattcactttcttgccaagagttagataaAAAGATGGaaaccactctcatgtctgtccgtTTCATGTGAAGCTGAAGCCAAGAggcggttagcttagcttagcacaaaaactggaaacaaggggTCCGCTGCGTGTCGGGGTGCGACATCGCcatgtcggggattctttcacaacaatgacccgctagtaCATCATCCCTTACATATCATCTATTTATCaccagacatggaaataaagcatatcaattaactttgtattcttctcctggaaatgtattaaataaattaccagctgttgggaaatagcggaatatcattattaaatcatgtttataataaagtcattttgagGTACATATCGGGGtgatttggcagtaattccaaagaaatttcaaataggttgcttgctaattatcacctaattaccatgaaaattgcggacctgtaaaatgaccGTAACAAGTATTAAACTATGAACTGGAACATCCTTTGAATGTTTTTTATCTCTGCCATGATCACAGGTTCTACAAGCACCTGGACCGGGGTTACAACTCGTGTGCTCGGACGGATTACTACTTCACTCCGCTGGCTTCATCTAAGCTGGCCAAGAAGCGAGAAGAAGCTCTGGAGAAAGCCAAGAGGGAAACAGAACAGAAAGCCAGGGAAGAGaaggagcgagagagggagagggaaaaagagcgagaaagagagCGGGAACGGGAGAAGGAACAAGAGCGAGCGGCGGTGAGTGCTTTCTCCTCTTTAGTTTGCCAGtggttcttttttcttttcttttaaatcgTACTAAACATGGCGCGTTTTGTTGTCCTCACAGAAAGCCAGTTCCTCTCATGACGGCAGGATGGGTGAACAGCAGATGGGCGGCCCCGCCCACATGCGTGCGCAATACGACGGCCCCCCCACCACGATCGCGGCCGTGCCTCCGTACATCGGCCCCGACACCCCGGCCCTACGCACCCTCAGCGAGTACGCCCGACCCCACGTCATGTCCCCCAACAATCGAAACCACCCCTTCTTCGTGTCCCTCAACCCCGCGGACCAGCTGCTGGCCTATCACATGCCCAGCTTGTACAACGCCGACCCGGGCATGCGGGAGCGTGAGCTCCGGGAGCGGGAGATGCGGGAGAGGGAGATTCGGGAGAGGGAGCTGAGGGAGAGGATGAAACCCGGTTTCGAGGTCAAGCCTCCAGAGATGGACTCGCTTCACCCTTCCACAAACCCCATGGAGCACTTTGCGCGGCACGGGGCCATCACGTTGCCCCCCATGGCCGGCCCTCACCCCTTCGCCTCCTTCCACCCGGGCCTGAACCCCTTAGAGCGCGAGCGGCTGGCCCTCGCCGCCGGGCCCCAGCTGCGGCCTGAAATGAGCTACCCGGAGCGGTTGGCTGCAGAGAGACTCCACGCCGAGAGGATGGCCACAGTGGCCAACGACCCCATCGCCCGTCTACAGATGTTCAACGTCACgccacaccaccaccagcactcGCATATTCACTCACACCTACACCTGCACCAGCAAGATCCTCTTCACCAAGGTGAGAGAGAGCCCtgaatacatacatgcatgtatagatacagtatataccacTGTACCACTTAACATGACACAATACAACAAACGAATGAATGAATTCTAACAACtataacatattttattgtattcaaATGATAACAGATTTGAAGGGTTGCACTCCAAAACATTAATTTGGGGAAAACTACATGCTATTAATTGCTCATCATTTGGCAAACACAGTCgcataaatgtatttagtagggctgtcaatcgattaaaatagttatttgcgattaatcgcaaattaatcacacattttttatctgttcaaaatgtaccttaaaaggagatttgtcaagtatttaatactcttatcaacatggcagtgggctaatatgctgctttatgcaaatgtatgtgtatatttattattagaaatcaattaacaacacaaaacaatgacatacgTTTTGGGAAAACTACACGCAGTTAATTGCTCATTATTTGGCAAACACATTTGGTAAATAGAGGTTGCAATTTGGCAAGTAAGATTTTAATTATCCTTATCTCCTTATGATGGCATTTTGTCAGAATagtttttcatatttcatatattcatatattagtTGATATCTCATTTAGAAATTCTcagtttcatattttattatttatcttccATACACTTTTACAGACACATTCTGCATGTATTTGATACATTGATCTTTTGTATACAGTTATATATTTGTAAATtgatttatgaatattttagcTTAATTTTCTGAATGTTTTATTGTGTAATGTTTTTTAACTCATGCATTTTGACATAGAAAATGAGATCTGTATTTTCAGCACAACTATAAGACAAATAtctttatataatgtttatattaaAAGTTATAGAGGACCAAGAATAGATCCTTGAGGCACTCCGCAGATTAATCACtacatttattgaattatttttttttttttttacaatttttggaCGCTCCAAATCTCTGTTATTTAAACTGTTAGACATTTTAGTAAAACACCATCAAGTTAAGTTttctaataaaaatattgtgattaACGGTATGGAAGAATTTGGATAGAAATTAAACCGATGCAAGAGTCACATGTTTTAAGAAGTAGAAATATTACTAACCAGTTGAAACGGTGCCAACACTTTGATTCAAAGTTATAGGAAGAGAAATTTATCTGAAGAATCTTTGAAAGCCTGATATTAGACGATGATGTAAGCAGAAATGAGGGTCACATGGTTTATTATGAGCACGTTAAATAATGTACAAGTAGAAGAAAAGTTTTGAGGATGTTGATATTAGTATTTTATGCTGtaatttgaatgacattttctgtaaatgcaattataaatataatatatgatacTTCTCTCATAACAGTGAAGAGTGAACAGAAGGGACTTTTGAATTAATGATAATTCCACCTCCATCTTTTCTAGTTTTTTTACGATATGATCTGAAACTCCATCTCGTATTTTATTGCCGCTGTAGTAACGTACAGCATTGACACGTGAGATTGGACTAAAGCATATTATATCCTCATTAAATGTCTGCTAGAGCCAGCAGATGCTTTACGGAGGATAAATATAGTTCGGTCGTCCCTGCACTCTTCTGGTCAACCTTGAGAGGAGTAACATGATATGAAGCTGTGTGTCACTAATGCCtgtcatgaaatgaaatgagtgCACCTTGAACCTCAGACTCTAACCGCCCGAAGGTGGTGAATGTCTTGTGTGTCCTCCAGGCTCGGGGGGCCACCCCCTCGTAGATCCCCTTGCAGGACCTCACCTGGCTCGCTTCCCTTACCCGCCCGGCGCCATCCCCAACTCTCTCCTCGGCCAGCCGCCGCACGAACACGAGATGCTGCGCCACCCAGTCTTCGGTAGGCTCTCCGCCAAACGTCGTCTCTCATTGATCTCGCCTCCAATCTATCAGTCCGAGCTCTGCCAGATCAGCCCGATcaaatctgttttttgtttgtgcgTCCTCCAGGTACTCCATACGCACGGGAGCTACAGGGAGGTCTGCCGCCGCCCATGTCCGCAGCCCACCAGCTGCAGGCCATGCACGCCCAGTCCGCTGAGCTCCAGAGGCTGGCCATGGAGCAGCAGTGGCTCCACGGACACCATCACATGCACGGGGGACCTCTGCCTGGCCAGGAGGACTACTACAGGTAGAGTGTGTACCTTTGATTTGCCAAATAataaacactagggctgtcatcaATTAACATATTTGATCGTGATTATACGCAAATTAATCGTTTTTTtaagtgttcaaaatgtaccttaaagggagatttatcaattatttgatcctcttatcaacatgggagtgggctaatatgctgcttcatgcaaatgtatgtatatatttattattagaaatcaattaacgacacaaaacaatgacagatattgtccagaaaccctcacaggtactgcatttagcataaaacaatatgcttaaatcataacatggaaaactgcagcccaacaggcaacaacagctgtcagtgtgtcagtgtgctgacttgactatgacttgaccccaaactgcatgtgattatcataaagtgggcatgtctgtaaaggggagactcgtgggtacccacagaacccatttccattcactgatctggaggtcagaggtcaagggacccctttgaaaatggccatgccagtttttcagatttggagcgttatttaacctctttcccgacaagctactatgacatgaataataaatgttaaaatgattttCTCCGTCCTCTGAttgctaccaatggattccttagggttttctagcttcacatgatgccagtatcttcactccagctttaaaactgagccgctacaacctaaaaatcgcaagttgcgttaaagtgttaaagaaaaaagtggcgttaaaacaaatttaattcgTTAAAAACGAGTTATTATcgtgtcaactttgacagccctaatcaatatataatatttttatgacagTTTTTGTCCTCTAAGGACACCAGAGCAATTTTTTTAAGTGGAAGCACAAGGGTTACCAGCATTTCTATtcatctttctttatttcttctttaattaatgtaatcttaataataaaaatgatgctCTATGACTTTAGTTCAGTAGGAACTTGTCACATAATATCcagataaaacattaaaaaccttCCTGCTAAATTTCAAGGTCCCAGGTGAATACCGggtgaaataaaaatgattttctcCGTCctctggttggtaccgatggattctttaggatttctagtttcatatgatcccagtatcttcactccagctttaagactgagccggctacaacctaaaaatcacaagttgcgttaatgcgttaaagaaattagtggcattcaAACGTCtttgcgttaaggcgttatgatcgtgttaactttgacagcccttaaaaACACATGTAGATGACCTGAGTGTGGCTTTGATTTGTTAAACATTAACACGCTGTCGTTTTGTGTTTCAGCCGGCTGAAGAAGGAGAGCGACAAGCAGCTGTAACCGGCCGAGGGAGGCGGCGACCGACGGGTGCAGGACACGGGAAGTTGTTACATTCAGTTTTGAATAACGGAAAAGGCCAAGCGGATCGTCTGAGAAACTCTTCTGATATCTGGTTTTTCGTTCCTGTCAaggacttcttctttttttttcttttttttaactattattTTTCAAGACTTTCTTTGGTATTTAGCCAGTAGTAACAACGTCCTCAAGGCTCCTGCATGACAAGCTTCCCTGACGTTTTTTTTCGTAGGTGCTAGAACAAGACACTGTGCTTATcgacaaacaaaagaaaaaagaaaaaaaaagacaagaccGGTTTATGGAAAAATAACAAGTGCTATCTTAAACTcgacatttattttaatacattgttggaggttttttcataattttaagAAAAAGCTACAGCATGGCGTTTTTGAGTCTGTAAAtagtatatataaacatataattattattataattattattattactaggtGTGGACTCCAAACCAAGTCGTTTCAACCTCCGATATAATTGTTTTGAAGCATTATCCCTTGTTTCAGAGGGGAGCACCACGGCATTATTATACGAGCAGTTCCTGAGGGTTCAGTTGTAAACGTTCCTCTGACATCACTGTGTTAGATTTTAGTCCCGCATACACCATGTAAACCATaaacctgtcacacacacacacacacacatccattcaTCACGCAGCAGGTTGTCAGAATGtgtcaactcaacaacgctacgtTGAGTTCATGATTTGAAACACTTGAAGAGGGTGACGCCGTTAGTCGCCGAGGTTTCTGTGGAGTGCACACAACGAAGCCGTGGAttcaaaaagaaaagtttgCACTGAGAGAGTTCCACTCCGTTTTGGTTTCGctttaaaatcaatatttaaGTCATTGGAGTAATACTTCAttgctttttatgtttttgtttttacagagaAATGATTTTAATTATGATTTTAAACGCGCCGGAAATTTGGCTGAACTGAAGAATTTTAAATTACCAGGACCTGGATTTGAACTATCAGGAGGCTATGACAGGACTTCAGGATTGTTTTAAACGTGTGAATGGTTGGTGCTAGTTGTGTCGTGGGGGGGGGTGTCCTTCTCTTCTCCACCTGGTCCCCATGTTCGTCGCGGGGCTCATGTCCGACTGAGTCGTCCTCCAGCTAGGCTGTAATAATGTTCACTGTGACACTAGAGGGGACGGGGGCCACCAGGAGGTTCAGTTGGGGGGGTCCATGATGTGTGTAAGCGTATACGGTATGTATGGGTGTGTTTTCCTCACAAATGATTTCGTATGCCTTGGTTCCTTTcgggacgcacacacactcctgggcttgaggagtgtgtgtttgtgtgtgtgccactgACTGTTACGAGTTGTGTTGACCTGTCATGACGGTGCACGTGAgcccatttgtttttctttttcgcTGTAGCCATGACAACGAGTTGTTCCATGCACTAAAGACTGCTTGACCGTCATGGACATTTAGAAaactgtggctttttttttttttttttaaccaaatgaAGAAACTGTACTTGCATTTAAAAGTGACCATATCTTCCCTTGGAGCACtataatttacatttaaacGCTTCATCAAACCCCCCCGCACCCCTTcttaaaaagtccaaaaaagtcTTTGAAGCCCTCGACGAGAACCCCGTCACTTTGTCTTGCCATCTCCCACCgatccctgtctctctctctctcttctgacGGCGtactcctcatcctcatccttcACCTTTGCCTCGTTTTCCCTGACGATTCCCTTTGCCTTTTACTCCCTCTTTTTGTGTCTCCAAAAACCTTTGATGTTAAGTGTTGTCAATGGTTTAGCTTCTTGTTTCAAAGCGGCAATAGCAGAATGTAAATTCTGACTGCtaagatttatatatatactggtaTCTTGAAGCTTATTGTATATATGAGTAGTCGCCATGGGATGacacaatgtaaacaaaaagtagaaataataagaaaaattgTGAGTCCTGTGTTCTCTCCATTTgagtattttgtaatttttttgaaaaatttgTGGAATTAAAATAAACGACTAAGTTACACCACAAGAAACGActtggatgtttgtttttttaatgctttctgatgcatcatatttattttagggctgttggagttaatacaataataacacgttaacgcaaaatcactttaacgccaccaatttctttaacgaaaTTAaactttcagaggttgtagcgggctcagtcttaaagctacagtgaagatactggtgtaaTATGAAACTAtatgaatccattgataccaaacAGAGGACGgagaaaatcatttttattcacCCGGTATTAACCTGGGACCTTGTAATTTGGCAGGAAGGTTTTAAATGTCAGAGCATCATTTTTATGTCATCTGAATcatataaatattacattaattaaagaagaaagaaagaaagattaaTAGAAATGCTGTTAACTCTTGTGcctacactttaaaaaaaacttgctaTGGTGTCCTTAGAGgacaaaaactcaaaaatattatacattgattagggctgtcaaagttaacgcgataataactcgtgatcatcataaagtgggcatgtctgtaactcgtgggtacccatagaacccatttacattcacatatctggaggtcagaggtcaagggacccctttgaaaatggcaatgacagtttatctttgccaaaatttagcgcaatttTGGAGCATGATTTAACCTCCTTAGCctaaaacataaggaatccattggtaccaaccatgtcacaaaggcggataaataacgctccaaactaaattttcaaaggacccttgacctctgacctccagatatgtgaatgaaaatgggttttatgggtacccacgagtctcccctttacaaacatgcccactttatgatactcacatgcagtttggggcaagtcatagtcaagtcagcacactgacacactgacagctgttgttgcctgttgggctgcagtttgccatgttatgatttgagcatattttttatgctagatgcagtacctgtgagggtttctggacaatatctgtcattgttttgtgttgttaattgatttacaataataaatatatacatacgtttgcataaagcagcatattagcccactcccatgttgataagagtattaaatacttgacaaatctccctttaaggtacatttgaacagatgaataatgtacgattaatcgtgattaaatatctcTTGACAGTTTATTTCTTCGTAAACACACTTGTTTGTATGCAGACTGCTAAATCCCATCAGCCGTGAGACACAATAATCCTGTTTTAAGGGAAAACCATTTAGATTACTCACCGCTCATTCGCtgaatgacaaagaaagaaagaaagaaaagaaaacactctTTAATTCCCTCTGGTTCTGTTTacagttgttgtgaaatgtgatTCTCCAGCTGAGCAGAGGGACTGACGCTGGGTCTGTTTTCATGATGATACTCATGTCCTACATTTTGCTCTTGAATAATAGAGGTTTTTTTTTGCGTGTTGCAGAATAGATCCAAGCATTCCTGTGTTTTCAGCACTTCCATTTCTCTCAGCTTCACAAACACCGAGCTTTAAGAGATCACCCCCGGCAGCAGGTAGTAAATCTCAGAGCTGAATATTGCTCTGCTCTGGTATAATAACATCAAAAGCCCGGCTAAGCCAGGAGGAACACTTACTCAGGATGAGATGCCTCGCTATCAGCGGGGCAGGGCTGTCATTtcatcctctctgtgtgtgtgtgtgtgtgtgtgtgtgtgtgcggggggGGGAGTGATAGACCGGCAATCTGTGATGGTGTGCCGCGGCGATGGCTGTCATTTTGAGAGGGAGCTATTATTCTACTGCTGCTCTCTGAAATGATGCCCTGTCCTCGGGAAAAAATCAAGGTTCCTTTGGATGCTCTATCCCGGGGCTGTCATGtgacggaggaggaggttgtGAGGAGGTGCTGCTTGTTGTCGCCGGCTCACACAGCCTCCCCATAAGACACAACAAGACGTCAGAGCCGAGCAGCGCCGGCTGCTTGAATaattcatcctcctcctcctcttcctcctcctcctcctcttccacaccGCCGATGGAGCGACTGTGACTTGTGTCAACTCAAATCCTTCTCATAATAATGTGTGTACCCCTCAGGCTTCCACACAGGGATACACAGTCTCAAGAAAAAATCTGCTCTTTCTGTCTGAATAGCAAAATGTCTTGTGCAGGGTTATTGTATCTGTTGCAGCAGGTCTCGGACACGGagcctcctcatcatcatcatcatcttcctccACCCTCCTGTCGTTTCCTTCCGCTCCACCGGGCCTGGCCTGGCTGCTGCAGGAGGGTGATGCTCGGTGGCAGAGAGGAGGCCTACATGCTATTAGTGCATTCAGCTGGAAGGTAGCTGCGTGTTCCTTCAGCGGGTAGCTCTGCGGCCGCCCTGTTTATCTTAAAATGAGCTGTGTTGACACTGAAAGCAAATCTGTCGTCTGAATTAGATATACAAAGAGACATGACACcagttttttatgtgttttggtGCAGAATTAAAATCACTGCTTCTGTGTTTTC
This region includes:
- the rerea gene encoding arginine-glutamic acid dipeptide repeats protein isoform X4, with product MSEMDDLFSPRRRLNSTQGEIRVGPSHQAKLPELQPFPSPGGQAVTENEELVWMPGVNDCDLLMYLRAARSMAAFAGMCDGGSTEDGCLAASRDDTTLNALNTLHESSYDAGKALQRLVKKPVPKLIEKCWSEDEVKRFIKGLRQFGKNFFRIRKELLPNKETGELITFYYYWKKTPEAASCRAHRRHRRQPVFRRIKTRTASTPVNTPSRPPSSEFLDLSSASEDDFDSEDSEQELKGYACRHCFTTTSKDWHHGGRENILLCTDCRIHFKKYGELPPIEKPVDPPPFMFKPVKEEEDGLSGKHSMRTRRNRGSMSTLRSGRKKQTASPDGRASPTNEDLRSSGRTSPSAASTDSTDSKTDSMKKPSKKIKEEAPSPMKSAKRQREKGASDTEEPERSGAKKSKTQELSRPDSPSECEGEGEGEGESSDGRSINEELSSDPKDIDQDNRSSSPSIPSPRDNESDSDSSAQQQQLLQSQHPPVIQCQPGTSAASSAPPPPPTLAPSLPPQVSPTAASVSLPPQPLPQASPMSLIQSGASLHPQRLPSPHSPLTQAPPPGPLIPPQSLPSSHHGPMPPMPHPLQPGPSHMPHPLSMPPQGFPVGQSQVPPLPISGQPQPRPHTPPSQSQSTAQSGGQPPREQSLPPAPMSMPHIKPPPTTPIPQITNPQSHKHPPHASAPPFPQMPSNLPPPPALKPLSSLSSHHPPSAHPPPLQLMPQGQQLQPPPAQPPVLTQSQSLPPSASHQPPPAPPLPPSAAASHPNGPPQPPFSSHPFNTVLPPTGPPPSSSNSMPGIQPPSSSGPPSSISMPLPASVACAGPGPVLPPVHIKEEPLDETEEPESPPPPQRSPSPEPTVVNTPSHASQSARFYKHLDRGYNSCARTDYYFTPLASSKLAKKREEALEKAKRETEQKAREEKEREREREKEREREREREKEQERAAKASSSHDGRMGEQQMGGPAHMRAQYDGPPTTIAAVPPYIGPDTPALRTLSEYARPHVMSPNNRNHPFFVSLNPADQLLAYHMPSLYNADPGMRERELREREMREREIRERELRERMKPGFEVKPPEMDSLHPSTNPMEHFARHGAITLPPMAGPHPFASFHPGLNPLERERLALAAGPQLRPEMSYPERLAAERLHAERMATVANDPIARLQMFNVTPHHHQHSHIHSHLHLHQQDPLHQGGECLVCPPGSGGHPLVDPLAGPHLARFPYPPGAIPNSLLGQPPHEHEMLRHPVFGTPYARELQGGLPPPMSAAHQLQAMHAQSAELQRLAMEQQWLHGHHHMHGGPLPGQEDYYSRLKKESDKQL
- the rerea gene encoding arginine-glutamic acid dipeptide repeats protein isoform X5, with the protein product MPGVNDCDLLMYLRAARSMAAFAGMCDGGSTEDGCLAASRDDTTLNALNTLHESSYDAGKALQRLVKKPVPKLIEKCWSEDEVKRFIKGLRQFGKNFFRIRKELLPNKETGELITFYYYWKKTPEAASCRAHRRHRRQPVFRRIKTRTASTPVNTPSRPPSSEFLDLSSASEDDFDSEDSEQELKGYACRHCFTTTSKDWHHGGRENILLCTDCRIHFKKYGELPPIEKPVDPPPFMFKPVKEEEDGLSGKHSMRTRRNRGSMSTLRSGRKKQTASPDGRASPTNEDLRSSGRTSPSAASTDSTDSKTDSMKKPSKKIKEEAPSPMKSAKRQREKGASDTEEPERSGAKKSKTQELSRPDSPSECEGEGEGEGESSDGRSINEELSSDPKDIDQDNRSSSPSIPSPRDNESDSDSSAQQQQLLQSQHPPVIQCQPGTSAASSAPPPPPTLAPSLPPQVSPTAASVSLPPQPLPQASPMSLIQSGASLHPQRLPSPHSPLTQAPPPGPLIPPQSLPSSHHGPMPPMPHPLQPGPSHMPHPLSMPPQGFPVGQSQVPPLPISGQPQPRPHTPPSQSQSTAQSGGQPPREQSLPPAPMSMPHIKPPPTTPIPQITNPQSHKHPPHASAPPFPQMPSNLPPPPALKPLSSLSSHHPPSAHPPPLQLMPQGQQLQPPPAQPPVLTQSQSLPPSASHQPPPAPPLPPSAAASHPNGPPQPPFSSHPFNTVLPPTGPPPSSSNSMPGIQPPSSSGPPSSISMPLPASVACAGPGPVLPPVHIKEEPLDETEEPESPPPPQRSPSPEPTVVNTPSHASQSARFYKHLDRGYNSCARTDYYFTPLASSKLAKKREEALEKAKRETEQKAREEKEREREREKEREREREREKEQERAAKASSSHDGRMGEQQMGGPAHMRAQYDGPPTTIAAVPPYIGPDTPALRTLSEYARPHVMSPNNRNHPFFVSLNPADQLLAYHMPSLYNADPGMRERELREREMREREIRERELRERMKPGFEVKPPEMDSLHPSTNPMEHFARHGAITLPPMAGPHPFASFHPGLNPLERERLALAAGPQLRPEMSYPERLAAERLHAERMATVANDPIARLQMFNVTPHHHQHSHIHSHLHLHQQDPLHQGGECLVCPPGSGGHPLVDPLAGPHLARFPYPPGAIPNSLLGQPPHEHEMLRHPVFGTPYARELQGGLPPPMSAAHQLQAMHAQSAELQRLAMEQQWLHGHHHMHGGPLPGQEDYYSRLKKESDKQL